The genomic segment CGGATCGTTGTCACCATTGAGTGCACCGAATGCCGGTCCGTTCCCGCTTCCGAAAAGCGTTCTCCCGGTGTGTCTCGCTACACGACCGAGAAAAATCGTCGGAATACCACTGAAAGGCTGGAACTGATGAAGTTCTGCCCGCAACTCAACAAGATGACTCTCCACA from the Synechococcus sp. UW179A genome contains:
- the rpmG gene encoding 50S ribosomal protein L33, with product MAKNKGVRIVVTIECTECRSVPASEKRSPGVSRYTTEKNRRNTTERLELMKFCPQLNKMTLHKEIK